In a genomic window of Acidovorax sp. A79:
- a CDS encoding substrate-binding domain-containing protein, producing the protein MRRNFLKSAAAAGIGLAGTSAFAQQPAAAPAAAGGLRGNPSDVYVMNVMVSGVEYWFPVYEMMKQLGRTLGVRTRYTGTPEYDVNKQLASFEQELARKPAGILLHPMNPDPFIEPINRAAAMGIPVVTFAADSPNSKRTSFITSDNDREGAQAADAIAASLGGKGEFAVLENPGQDNHDRRIAAFINRMKTKHPGMKLVGRAASNQDPNKAYQAVQSLAQANPNLGALFMPEANSALGAAQAKVETKKNIKVMCCDVNAKILDMIKSGDVFGAINPNQGMQGYMGMMMLFLAKNPGLIDPMNDAKRNGTNPMAVPFLDNGLAVVSKANADDFYWDKYLARRGTKGISE; encoded by the coding sequence ATGAGGCGTAATTTCCTGAAGTCCGCAGCCGCCGCCGGTATCGGCCTGGCCGGCACCAGCGCGTTCGCGCAGCAACCTGCAGCAGCCCCCGCCGCCGCGGGTGGCCTGCGCGGCAACCCCAGCGACGTCTACGTGATGAACGTGATGGTCTCGGGCGTGGAGTACTGGTTTCCGGTCTACGAGATGATGAAGCAGCTGGGCCGCACGCTGGGTGTCCGCACCCGCTACACCGGCACCCCCGAGTACGACGTGAACAAGCAGCTGGCCTCGTTCGAGCAGGAGCTGGCACGCAAGCCCGCCGGCATCCTGCTGCACCCCATGAACCCCGACCCGTTCATCGAGCCCATCAACCGCGCAGCAGCCATGGGCATCCCGGTCGTCACCTTCGCGGCCGACTCGCCCAACTCCAAGCGCACCTCGTTCATCACCTCGGACAATGACCGCGAAGGCGCGCAGGCCGCCGACGCGATCGCCGCATCGCTAGGCGGCAAGGGCGAGTTCGCCGTGTTGGAAAACCCCGGCCAGGACAACCACGACCGCCGCATCGCCGCCTTCATCAACCGCATGAAGACCAAGCACCCGGGCATGAAGCTGGTGGGCCGCGCCGCGAGCAACCAGGACCCGAACAAGGCCTACCAGGCCGTGCAGAGCCTGGCGCAGGCCAACCCCAACCTGGGCGCCCTGTTCATGCCCGAGGCCAACTCGGCGCTCGGTGCGGCCCAGGCCAAGGTGGAGACCAAGAAGAACATCAAGGTGATGTGCTGCGACGTGAACGCCAAGATCCTGGACATGATCAAGTCCGGCGACGTGTTCGGCGCCATCAACCCCAACCAGGGCATGCAGGGCTACATGGGCATGATGATGCTGTTCCTGGCCAAAAACCCCGGCCTCATCGACCCGATGAATGACGCCAAGCGCAACGGCACCAACCCCATGGCCGTGCCCTTCCTGGACAACGGCCTGGCCGTGGTCAGCAAGGCCAACGCCGACGACTTCTACTGGGACAAGTACCTCGCGCGCCGCGGCACCAAGGGCATCAGCGAGTGA
- a CDS encoding sugar ABC transporter ATP-binding protein encodes MGAPLLALRGICKRFGASHALSGVDFSLQAGEIHALCGENGAGKSTLMNIIDGIHQPDAGEILLDGRVVAIDGPAQAMRLGIGLVHQEIALCADATVAENIFMPEINAGRQAWMDYADLNARAAKVLQRLGQDIDPAACVGDLPICSQQLIEIAKALTLDCKVLILDEPTAALTDNESAALFRVLHDLRDQGIGIIYISHRMAEIFAHCTRVTVLRDGRNVHSGPLAELDADGLVRRMVGRDLGNYYPPKQQDAGTTAPVLEVQDLADGERVHGVSFTVRRGEILGIAGLMGAGRSELAQTLCGLRPASGGSVRLNGKQLAIRKYSDALREGIAYLSEDRKAAGVYLDLPIAQNIASMALARVSSRLGLLQRATEHRLAQELGARLKLKSDGVQIEVASLSGGNQQKVAIAKLLATNPSVLLMDEPTRGVDVGAKSEIHHILRDLASQGVGVVVISSELPEIIGLCDRALVIRDGRVAGELQGKDMTEEALLRLASGLERQQEEMA; translated from the coding sequence ATGGGCGCCCCCCTGCTCGCGCTGCGCGGCATCTGCAAGCGCTTCGGCGCTTCGCATGCGCTCTCGGGCGTGGACTTCTCGCTGCAGGCGGGCGAGATCCACGCCCTGTGCGGCGAGAACGGCGCGGGCAAGTCCACGCTGATGAACATCATCGATGGCATCCACCAGCCGGACGCAGGCGAGATCCTGCTGGACGGCCGCGTGGTGGCCATCGATGGTCCGGCCCAGGCCATGCGCCTGGGTATCGGCCTGGTGCACCAGGAGATCGCCCTGTGCGCCGACGCCACCGTGGCCGAGAACATCTTCATGCCCGAGATCAATGCCGGCCGGCAGGCATGGATGGACTACGCCGATCTCAACGCGCGCGCCGCCAAGGTACTGCAGCGCCTGGGCCAGGACATCGACCCCGCCGCCTGCGTGGGGGACCTGCCCATCTGCAGCCAGCAGCTGATCGAGATCGCCAAGGCGCTCACGCTTGACTGCAAGGTGCTGATCCTGGACGAACCGACCGCCGCGCTCACCGACAACGAGTCGGCGGCCCTGTTCCGCGTGCTGCACGACCTCCGGGACCAGGGCATCGGCATCATCTACATCAGCCACCGCATGGCCGAGATCTTTGCGCACTGCACGCGCGTGACGGTGCTGCGCGATGGCCGCAACGTGCACTCGGGCCCGCTGGCCGAGCTCGATGCCGACGGCCTGGTGAGGCGCATGGTCGGGCGCGACCTGGGCAACTACTACCCGCCCAAGCAGCAGGATGCGGGCACCACGGCCCCCGTGCTGGAGGTGCAGGACCTGGCCGATGGCGAGCGCGTGCACGGCGTCTCGTTCACCGTGCGGCGTGGCGAGATCCTGGGCATCGCCGGGCTCATGGGCGCCGGGCGCAGCGAGCTGGCGCAGACCCTGTGCGGCCTGCGCCCCGCCAGCGGCGGCAGCGTGCGCCTCAACGGCAAGCAGCTTGCCATCCGCAAGTACAGCGACGCGCTGCGCGAAGGCATCGCCTACCTCAGCGAGGACCGCAAGGCCGCAGGCGTGTACCTGGACCTGCCGATCGCGCAGAACATCGCCTCCATGGCGCTGGCGCGCGTGAGCTCGCGCCTGGGCCTGCTGCAGCGTGCGACCGAGCACCGGCTGGCGCAGGAGCTGGGCGCACGCCTGAAGCTCAAGTCCGACGGCGTGCAGATCGAGGTGGCGAGCCTGTCGGGCGGCAACCAGCAGAAGGTGGCCATAGCCAAGCTGCTGGCCACCAACCCGTCGGTGCTGCTGATGGACGAGCCCACGCGCGGCGTGGACGTGGGCGCCAAGTCGGAGATCCACCACATCCTGCGCGACCTGGCCAGCCAGGGCGTGGGCGTGGTGGTCATCTCCTCGGAGCTGCCCGAGATCATCGGGCTGTGCGACCGGGCCCTGGTGATCCGCGATGGGCGCGTGGCGGGCGAGCTGCAAGGCAAGGACATGACGGAAGAGGCCCTGCTGCGGCTGGCCTCAGGACTGGAACGACAGCAAGAGGAAATGGCATGA
- a CDS encoding ABC transporter permease, producing MNHPAQLDAGSVAGLQPPREAPGGPGKPGAPKLTSMREMGLLVIILALCVGMSFASPYFLTWDNIRAMLLSFSIEGIVVVGMTILLIVGGIDLSVGSVVCFAMVVTGKLFLMGFDPWTAGLIAIAASALIGAMIGGCVVRIGLNHFIASLAFMVIVRGLCLALTQGTPQSLFSLPASFKFIGQGTLFGIPAVILIFLFIVVVSDFVLRRASLMRRVFYTGSNEKAALYSGIRVGHVKFWVTVLCAASAGLAGVIYTARFGAATPTFGVGMELNVIAAAVIGGASLKGGSGTVLGAVLGLALLSVVTSSLILLDVSPYWQDVIKGLILLAAVTIDHLMNTRKTQR from the coding sequence ATGAATCACCCCGCACAATTGGACGCCGGCTCCGTCGCCGGCCTGCAGCCGCCGCGCGAGGCGCCCGGGGGGCCGGGCAAGCCCGGCGCCCCCAAGCTCACCAGCATGCGCGAGATGGGCCTTCTGGTCATCATCCTCGCGCTGTGCGTGGGCATGAGCTTCGCGTCGCCCTACTTCCTGACCTGGGACAACATCCGCGCCATGCTGCTGTCCTTCTCCATCGAGGGCATCGTGGTCGTGGGCATGACCATCCTGCTCATCGTGGGCGGCATCGACCTGTCGGTGGGCTCGGTGGTGTGCTTCGCGATGGTGGTCACGGGCAAGCTGTTCCTGATGGGGTTCGATCCCTGGACGGCCGGGCTCATCGCCATCGCCGCCAGCGCGCTCATCGGCGCCATGATCGGCGGCTGCGTGGTGCGCATCGGGCTCAACCACTTCATCGCCTCGCTGGCCTTCATGGTCATCGTGCGCGGCCTGTGCCTGGCGCTCACCCAGGGCACGCCCCAGTCGCTGTTCTCGCTGCCGGCCTCTTTCAAGTTCATCGGCCAGGGTACGCTGTTCGGCATCCCGGCGGTGATCCTGATCTTCCTTTTCATCGTGGTGGTCAGCGATTTCGTGCTGCGCCGCGCGAGCCTGATGCGCCGCGTGTTCTACACCGGCAGCAACGAGAAGGCGGCGCTGTACTCGGGCATCCGCGTGGGCCACGTGAAGTTCTGGGTGACGGTGCTGTGCGCCGCATCCGCCGGCCTGGCCGGGGTGATCTACACCGCGCGCTTCGGCGCGGCCACGCCCACCTTCGGCGTGGGCATGGAGCTCAACGTGATCGCCGCGGCCGTGATCGGCGGCGCCAGCCTGAAGGGCGGCTCGGGCACGGTGCTCGGTGCCGTGCTGGGCCTGGCCCTGCTCTCGGTGGTGACCAGCTCGCTGATCCTGCTGGACGTATCGCCGTACTGGCAGGACGTGATCAAGGGCCTGATCCTGCTGGCCGCCGTGACCATCGACCACCTCATGAACACCCGAAAGACCCAACGATGA
- a CDS encoding aldo/keto reductase produces MNAVMMNAAMKTTTLGPSGIQCSAIGLGTWAMGGWMWGGQDSAAATDAIAASLDAGVTLIDTAPAYGLGASENIVGAALKGRRHEAVIATKCGLVWHTQKGTHFFDEDGHPVYRHLGRESIFHEAEESLKRLQTDYIDLYITHWQDATTPVEETMDALLTLKQQGKIRAIGVSNASPETLAEYLQYGPVDAAQERYSLIDREIEQTLLPLCSRHNVAMLGYSSLALGLLAGPIDPAREFTGDDQRASNPRFSAANRARLKAFFDELEPVRRPLGCSFGQLMIAWTLASGNVSVALCGARTRAQATENATAGALDLPEEAVLRIDTAAARHLKALA; encoded by the coding sequence ATGAATGCCGTGATGATGAACGCAGCGATGAAGACCACCACCCTGGGCCCGTCGGGCATCCAGTGCTCGGCCATCGGCCTCGGTACCTGGGCCATGGGCGGATGGATGTGGGGCGGCCAGGACAGTGCCGCCGCCACCGACGCCATAGCCGCCTCGCTCGACGCCGGGGTGACGCTGATCGACACCGCGCCGGCCTATGGCCTGGGCGCCTCCGAAAACATCGTTGGCGCCGCCCTCAAGGGCCGCCGCCATGAGGCGGTGATCGCCACCAAGTGCGGCCTGGTGTGGCACACGCAAAAGGGCACGCACTTCTTCGACGAAGACGGCCACCCCGTGTACCGCCACCTGGGCCGCGAATCGATCTTCCACGAGGCCGAGGAGAGCTTGAAACGCCTGCAGACCGACTACATCGACCTGTACATCACCCACTGGCAGGACGCCACCACGCCGGTCGAGGAGACCATGGACGCCCTGCTCACGCTCAAGCAGCAGGGCAAGATCCGCGCCATCGGTGTGAGCAACGCGAGCCCCGAGACGCTGGCCGAGTACCTGCAGTACGGTCCCGTGGACGCGGCGCAGGAGCGCTACAGCCTGATCGACCGCGAGATCGAGCAGACGCTGCTGCCCCTGTGCAGCCGCCATAACGTGGCCATGCTGGGCTACTCCTCGCTGGCGCTGGGCCTGCTCGCCGGCCCCATCGACCCGGCGCGCGAATTCACGGGCGACGACCAGCGCGCGAGCAACCCGCGTTTCAGCGCGGCCAACCGCGCCAGGCTCAAGGCCTTCTTCGACGAACTCGAACCAGTGCGCCGGCCACTGGGCTGCTCCTTCGGTCAGCTGATGATCGCCTGGACGCTGGCCAGCGGCAATGTATCGGTGGCGCTGTGCGGTGCACGCACGCGGGCACAGGCCACCGAGAACGCCACCGCCGGCGCGCTGGACCTGCCCGAGGAGGCCGTGTTGCGCATCGACACGGCCGCCGCCCGGCACCTGAAGGCGCTGGCCTGA
- a CDS encoding class I fructose-bisphosphate aldolase, translated as MSKDKTARLNRLLTHGRCLDIALDHGVCNEPSFLNGLEDMPGVMDKLVAAAPDAIQLNYGQADLLQDRPGRSKPALVMRIDMGNPYNATAHRVMWAVLQNEHDPVLPAVQRDAACVVVNLFMLPNEPDLFRQCVQNIARVRADCDRYGMPLMIEPLVMRPHSEQGGYMVDGDAEKIVTLVRLAREMGADIVKADPTTDPAEFHRVVQAARCPVLVRGGGREDLQQVFARSRVLLDQGAVGMVYGRNVYQHANPSAVVSALMAMIHRGASASEAWELYTAA; from the coding sequence ATGTCGAAGGACAAGACCGCACGCCTGAACCGCCTGCTGACCCACGGGCGCTGCCTGGACATCGCCCTGGACCACGGCGTGTGCAACGAACCCTCGTTCCTCAACGGGCTGGAGGACATGCCCGGCGTGATGGACAAGCTCGTGGCCGCCGCGCCCGACGCCATCCAGCTCAACTACGGCCAGGCCGACCTGCTGCAGGACCGCCCGGGCCGCAGCAAGCCGGCGCTGGTGATGCGCATCGACATGGGCAACCCCTACAACGCCACCGCCCACCGCGTGATGTGGGCCGTGCTGCAGAACGAGCACGACCCGGTGCTGCCGGCCGTGCAGCGCGATGCCGCCTGCGTGGTGGTCAACCTGTTCATGCTGCCCAATGAACCCGACCTGTTTCGCCAGTGCGTGCAGAACATCGCGCGCGTGCGCGCCGACTGCGACCGCTACGGCATGCCGCTGATGATCGAGCCGCTGGTGATGCGCCCGCACAGCGAGCAAGGCGGCTACATGGTCGATGGCGACGCCGAGAAGATCGTGACCCTGGTGCGCCTGGCGCGCGAGATGGGCGCCGACATCGTGAAGGCCGACCCCACCACCGACCCCGCCGAATTCCACCGCGTGGTGCAGGCAGCGCGCTGCCCGGTGCTGGTGCGCGGCGGCGGCCGCGAAGACCTGCAGCAGGTGTTCGCGCGCTCGCGCGTGCTGCTGGACCAGGGGGCCGTGGGCATGGTCTACGGGCGCAACGTGTACCAGCACGCCAACCCGTCGGCGGTGGTCAGCGCACTGATGGCGATGATCCACCGCGGCGCGAGCGCATCCGAGGCCTGGGAGCTCTACACAGCGGCGTGA
- a CDS encoding DUF4148 domain-containing protein, with protein sequence MNKTARFLSIAAVAAFASFGAQADEADASQFATKFETNRTRAEVAAEAATVAQTRSIEPAGSRVVTYQSTADRAAVRAQAAEAVRTGQIPAGEIGAM encoded by the coding sequence ATGAACAAGACCGCCCGCTTCCTCTCCATCGCCGCCGTGGCTGCTTTCGCTTCTTTCGGTGCCCAGGCCGACGAGGCCGATGCCTCGCAGTTCGCCACCAAGTTCGAGACGAACCGCACCCGCGCCGAAGTGGCCGCCGAAGCCGCCACCGTGGCCCAGACCCGCTCCATCGAGCCCGCAGGTTCGCGTGTGGTGACGTATCAATCCACCGCCGACCGCGCCGCCGTGCGTGCCCAGGCTGCTGAAGCCGTGCGCACCGGCCAGATCCCCGCTGGTGAAATCGGCGCGATGTAA